A window of Camelus ferus isolate YT-003-E chromosome 1, BCGSAC_Cfer_1.0, whole genome shotgun sequence genomic DNA:
tacgtatgtatatttatatggcTGAAGAATGTCTCAGTACATGAAATTAATTTCTgcgattttatttttaaaacttttgactGATTAATAGTTCAAATAATTGTtataataaaattgctttaagATTTCAGGCTCAAGTTTTTAGCAAGACATCATCTTATgtcaggatttcatttttttaaggattcACATGGGGAATTCCTGTAGGAGAGAGGTGAAATTTAGATCTCTTCTGTTACAGTAATAGAGTGTGTCTCATCTCcaatattcagaaataaatagGGAGTTGTAAGGAAGGTAGTTGGAAAAATAACCCTCATTCTGAAATCACCTTTCTTCCAGGGCATCGAAACTGGAATGAAGGCACGGCAGCAACTTTAAATGATTCATTAACTGCTGGCAGCAATATAAAGCTCAATCTGACAAGAGGACAAGTCAACAAAGGAACTGCCAACTCTGAGAAGTTTTAAGACTGTACTCCTGGTGTTTTGCGAATGTGGGCAGGGCAGCAGACAGAGGTGAGTGGAAGCTGCATCCAGTCCCTCCACCttccttcagtattttgttttcaaatattgacttttatttgaaaaagaaacagttaaaaagaaagtttttacagttaaaaatgacaacatagtTTTGAAACCCTCTCTTTCAAACTAATGGGCTTTCATTCAAAGTGCACTAGCAGAGGTGAAGGTGCACCCTGCAAGGAAGACATACCTGCCCTGGGTGGGAGTGGACGAGAGAGTCCCTTCAATTCTGAGATTCTATAAATACGAAGTCACATCGTAATTCTGGGTGGTCGGAGTTCATACATAACCAGGGCGCGATTACTCTTCTCAGTAAATGCTGCtaaactctttaaaatatgtatatataacttgaAGAATGGATATTAGAAAATGGTGGCTTAAACATACgggtttttctcttctcctttcttaaCACTAAAATATcagtagattaatttttttaagtataggtTTTCAAAGACAAAGATAACATGAAGAAAGACAAGAGCAAATGAAAGATTTCAACTTGTTTTTAGGtggaaaatggacagaagaatgGCAAATAATTCAGACTGAAATAGAGGGGAGAggatagctcaagtgatagagtgctcgcttagcatgcatgagatcctgggttcaatccccaatacctcctccaaaaataaaagtaaatgaataaacctaattacctccccatacacaaaataaataaaacaaagaaaaattttttaaaaagaaagaaagaaattttaaaaaaaatttagagtgaAATAAGTGTAATCCTTAGTGAAGACTCTAGAGCAGGAAGGACCAAACATAGAGAAGAGGGAATCTGGGGAGTGAAGTGTGGGGCTAAAAGTTGGAAGCTTCCCTGAAAGTCTTGATTAAGAACTGATAAGTTGCCAAGTGTCCTCCCTTATTGTGCAGCCAGGTCACTACACCTCACCCCGCCAGCAGAAAACAGAAAGTATGGCCCAAATAAAGGTGAACCGGAGAAACTCCCAGAGTCAAGGATCCAGACATAATGAATGGTGGAGACAAAGCGTCAgaccacacactcacacacacacacacacacacacacacacacacacacacacccctctcctccctgctcccagaaCACTGACAGTCAGGATTATCCTTCCAAAGCAAGACTGGAGGGTTATTTTTTTGCAGAGCCTGAACAACCTCAGTGAAAAGAACCTTCAGATACATAAGGAAATAAGGAAtccccaattttaaaaaaaatcacctcatttTCACCCTATGGAAGCCTACTAGTTGACAAGTCCACTCATAGATAACATAGCTTCCAGTCAGCTACTTGGTGCTCACTTGGAAGTGAATGGATAGCCAAAGAGTTAAGGAAAGCCTTGTATGTGgaagaaagattaaaacaaatGTCGGGAAGGCAGAAGGAACTCAGATTAAATAGGTTTGCATCAAGCAGAGGATGGGAGGAAAGAAGACATCCAGGACAATAGCTGTGCAGCAGGTCTTGTGACCAGCCAGGCCAGATAAGAGCAGGGGCGTGTAAAACTGGAGGAAGAatgtcatcaagaaaaaaagagaactgacAGATTTCCTAAAAAATCTGACCATGTGGAAAGCAGTATTAAGAgtcattttctaagtttttttagTGAGTTAATGATAATTAACAATAGGTACATGcattataagaaaacaaaaaattaaagcaattaagaccaagaaaaacaaaaaagttttcaaaaatgaaagtgagTTTACTTCTTGATTCAGCACTTAACAAAACATACCCTTTCAAAATAATGTAAACACTAGCTAtctaatttaatgaaaaattgcTGTTTTACTGCATATGAAGgatgaggggagggaagaaggtaAAGTTAAATCCTCATCTACCATAAGAGGAAGTGGGTCTATTATATCTAAATTCCCTATATTCAGAAATAGCACCATAACCTTGTTGTTTATAAAAACTGAGTCAATTACTAGAAGAAACACTTGAATATTCAAAAGTACTTTCATCTGGAGATTTTTGTATGAATGgagaggtaggggtggggaggcagagtaGGCTAACATTTTTCATTATAACCTTATAGAACTACATAGAATTCAAAGTATGTGAGTTATGTtgattaaaataacatttttaataataaggCATAAGAATAGGATGGGAGCAGAGAGTAGAGAAGCTAAATAATGAACCATAGATGCTACTATAAGACATTAAGAAATTTCACCAGAAGAGCCTGGAGGAGAAAATTCTACCAGACTAAAAATTCATGAAGGTAACTTATGAGTGATTTTATTACcctaataaaattataattatttgtttaagaGTACATTTTATCTTGCAGTTAAAgccataattatttattttaaagtatattacaCATGCCAATTTAGTAATACAGAAGGGAACATTAAAAGCAGAATCAGAAAGCCATTCTTTAGTATGGCTTTTTACAACAAATTTCTCTATTATTCTTCTAGACAAATCTCTTTATTttgaagaggagagggagataaAGTAGAGGGTGGAAAGGACATTCTTGAATgaaatttttctgcacattcctttttccttcttaaggTTAACTCCtctgaaagaatggaaaaatcaaacacaaaactAGAACAATTACTAACCTTGATTCAACTGTATGGTCAGACTCTTGTTGCCAGTCAAGTGGGAGACAGAGCAGGACACATTCTGTACATGGTGGCCCTCCCAGTGGCAGGTACTCTGGACAGTCACTGTGCCATTGCCCCAGGGTTCTTGAACAGTGGTACAAGCCCTCTCTGGGGTCCAGGAGATCTGTGCAGCTGGCTTCCCTGCAGCTGCCTTGCACACTGCAGTTCCATCCTTGCTTTGAACCAGGGTCACCTCAGGGGGCACTGCAGAAATGTAGGGAAAATGCTTCAGTCTTAACACATGGGACGTGAAATTTAGAGAGAGATTTGCTTCAGTCCCAAATCTGGTTATCTGAAACACCACAATATATAGTGTTTCTTACCTAAGACTTGGAGGTGATATCCATGATAGAAATTCCCATTAAGTGTTACCATTTCACACTTGTAATACCCATCGTGAGTGATGGCCACTGGGTTAATCTGAAGGGCAGGAATCTTGTCAGGTCTGGAGCCCCAGGTTATTATTCTCTCATCGGTGCAGTTTCCCTTTGTCTCATTTGTATCACCCCTGTAGACTCTGTTGCAGGGGGGCTTGTCTCTGAGGACTACTTCCCACGTTGTTAACAGCACAGCTGTACACAGCACAGGAGGGCAAGAGAGCACAGGCTTTGTATCCACTGGTACAGATCGTGTAGTGTTGactggacacacacatacacacaaacagagAATTATAAGAGAAAAGCTTGATAAAGAAATTCATGTGTTAAAACTTATTCACAGCATATTCCATGAAGTTGTACTAGAACATTACTTTCCTGATGATCTTATTCCAGAAATATTA
This region includes:
- the LOC102508477 gene encoding cell surface glycoprotein CD200 receptor 1, with product MPCTWIASDLQLLLLLTLFLVAECISARMEGSVTSNNTMQQMVKENCSLASIITSSTARKQSTVTPPSEVNTTRSVPVDTKPVLSCPPVLCTAVLLTTWEVVLRDKPPCNRVYRGDTNETKGNCTDERIITWGSRPDKIPALQINPVAITHDGYYKCEMVTLNGNFYHGYHLQVLVPPEVTLVQSKDGTAVCKAAAGKPAAQISWTPERACTTVQEPWGNGTVTVQSTCHWEGHHVQNVSCSVSHLTGNKSLTIQLNQGTRIEHLRILYITSPVFIVLVIVGSIWLLKIHGCRKCKLKKTEPTPVVEEDEMQPYASYTEKNNPLYDTTNRVKTSQVSQS